A region of Paraburkholderia largidicola DNA encodes the following proteins:
- the ftsH gene encoding ATP-dependent zinc metalloprotease FtsH: protein MNNNMFSKAAVWLVIALVLFTVFKQFDKPRVQEGVSYSQFMDDAKSGKVKSVIVQGRNLTVTPADGQKYQIVSPGDIWMVGDLMKYGVQVSGKADDEPNALVSALYYLGPTILIIGFWFYMMRQMQGGGKGGAFSFGKSRARLIDENNNAINFSDVAGCDEAKEEVSELVDFLRDPQKFQKLGGRIPRGVLLVGPPGTGKTLLARAIAGEAKVPFFSISGSDFVEMFVGVGAARVRDMFEQAKKHAPCIVFIDEIDAVGRHRGAGMGGGNDEREQTLNQMLVEMDGFEANSGVIVIAATNRSDVLDKALLRPGRFDRQVYVGLPDIRGREHIMKVHLRKVPIANDVDAAVIARGTPGFSGADLANLVNEAALFAARRGKRIVEMQDFEDAKDKIFMGPERKSAVIREDAKRATAYHESGHAVIAKLLPKADPVHKVTIIPRGRALGVTWQLPEHDNETYSKDYLLDRLAILFGGRVAEELFLNLISTGASDDFNKATATARAMVARFGMTDALGPMVYVDDENDASPFGRGFTRTISEATQQKVDAEIRRVLDDQYNLAKRLLDENRDKVEAMTAALMEWETIDADQINDIMAGRPPRSPKSSPSPGDASGGSSPGTEVKPGSATAPAT from the coding sequence TTGAACAACAACATGTTTTCGAAAGCAGCAGTGTGGCTGGTGATCGCACTGGTGCTGTTTACGGTGTTCAAGCAGTTCGACAAGCCCCGTGTCCAGGAAGGCGTTTCCTATTCGCAGTTCATGGACGACGCGAAAAGCGGCAAGGTCAAGAGTGTGATCGTTCAGGGGCGCAACCTCACGGTGACGCCGGCCGACGGTCAGAAGTATCAGATCGTGTCGCCGGGCGACATCTGGATGGTCGGCGACCTGATGAAGTATGGCGTGCAGGTCAGCGGCAAGGCAGATGACGAGCCGAACGCGCTGGTTTCCGCGTTGTATTACCTCGGGCCAACCATCCTGATCATCGGATTCTGGTTCTACATGATGAGACAGATGCAGGGAGGCGGGAAAGGCGGTGCCTTCTCGTTCGGTAAATCCCGTGCGCGTCTGATCGATGAGAACAACAACGCAATTAATTTCTCGGACGTCGCCGGCTGCGACGAGGCCAAGGAAGAAGTGTCCGAACTGGTCGACTTCCTGCGCGATCCGCAGAAGTTCCAGAAGCTGGGCGGCCGTATTCCACGCGGCGTGCTGCTGGTCGGCCCGCCAGGAACCGGTAAGACGCTGCTTGCGCGTGCTATCGCGGGTGAGGCGAAGGTGCCGTTCTTCAGCATCTCGGGTTCGGACTTCGTCGAAATGTTCGTCGGCGTGGGCGCGGCTCGTGTGCGCGACATGTTCGAGCAGGCCAAGAAGCATGCGCCTTGCATCGTGTTCATCGACGAAATCGATGCGGTCGGCCGTCATCGCGGCGCCGGCATGGGCGGCGGTAACGACGAACGCGAACAGACGCTGAACCAGATGCTCGTCGAAATGGACGGCTTCGAGGCGAACTCGGGTGTGATCGTGATTGCTGCGACGAACCGTTCGGACGTGCTCGACAAGGCGCTGCTGCGTCCGGGCCGTTTCGACCGTCAGGTGTATGTCGGTCTGCCGGATATCCGTGGCCGTGAGCACATCATGAAGGTGCACCTGCGCAAGGTGCCGATCGCAAACGACGTCGACGCGGCAGTGATCGCGCGTGGCACGCCGGGCTTCTCGGGCGCCGATCTGGCGAACCTCGTGAACGAAGCGGCGTTGTTCGCTGCGCGTCGCGGCAAGCGCATCGTCGAAATGCAGGACTTCGAGGACGCGAAGGACAAGATCTTCATGGGTCCGGAGCGCAAGTCGGCCGTGATCCGCGAAGACGCGAAGCGCGCGACGGCTTACCACGAGTCGGGCCATGCGGTGATCGCCAAGCTGCTGCCGAAGGCGGACCCGGTGCACAAGGTCACGATCATCCCGCGCGGCCGTGCGCTGGGTGTGACGTGGCAGTTGCCGGAGCACGACAACGAGACGTATTCGAAGGACTACCTGCTCGACCGTCTGGCCATTCTGTTCGGCGGCCGCGTGGCGGAAGAGCTGTTCCTGAACCTGATCAGCACGGGCGCATCCGACGACTTCAACAAGGCGACGGCAACCGCACGTGCCATGGTGGCGCGCTTCGGCATGACCGACGCGTTGGGGCCGATGGTCTACGTCGACGACGAGAACGATGCGTCGCCGTTCGGCCGTGGCTTTACGCGTACCATTTCCGAGGCGACGCAGCAGAAGGTCGACGCAGAAATCCGTCGTGTGCTGGACGATCAGTACAACCTCGCCAAGCGTCTGCTCGACGAGAACCGCGACAAGGTCGAGGCGATGACCGCCGCGCTGATGGAGTGGGAAACGATCGACGCCGATCAGATCAACGACATCATGGCTGGACGTCCGCCGCGCTCGCCGAAGAGCTCGCCGTCGCCTGGCGATGCATCGGGCGGCAGCAGCCCGGGCACGGAAGTGAAGCCGGGCAGCGCGACCGCGCCGGCTACCTGA
- the glmM gene encoding phosphoglucosamine mutase has product MARRYFGTDGIRGKVGEGPITPDFVLRLGYAAGKVLAGADTWAKTGTRPTVLIGKDTRVSGYMLEAALESGFSAAGVDVMLAGPMPTPGVAYLTRALRLAAGVVISASHNPYYDNGIKFFSADGNKLPDEVELQIEEQLDKPLDCAPSERLGKARRLDDAAGRYIEFCKSTFPQAFDLRGMKLVVDCAHGAAYDVAPHVFHELGADVITIGVSPNGFNINDGVGATAPDALVRAVRANKADLGIALDGDADRLQVVDANGRLYNGDELLYVLVKDRIATQGKVEGAVGTLMTNMAVEVALKKTGVQFVRAAVGDRYVLEQLREHGWELGAEGSGHILSLDRHSTGDGIVSALLVLAAMQRSGRSLEQLLEGVNLFPQKLINVRMQPGADWKGSDAIRRAISEAEGALDGRGRVLIRASGTEPVLRVMVEAADEKDAVYHAETIADVVKQATT; this is encoded by the coding sequence ATGGCACGTCGATATTTCGGAACGGATGGGATTCGTGGCAAGGTCGGCGAAGGGCCGATCACGCCTGACTTTGTGCTGCGGCTCGGCTACGCAGCCGGCAAGGTGCTCGCGGGCGCCGACACCTGGGCGAAGACGGGCACGCGGCCCACGGTGCTGATCGGCAAGGACACGCGCGTGTCGGGCTATATGCTCGAGGCGGCGCTGGAGTCGGGCTTCTCGGCGGCGGGCGTCGACGTGATGCTGGCCGGTCCGATGCCGACGCCTGGCGTCGCGTATCTGACGCGCGCGCTGCGTCTTGCGGCGGGCGTCGTGATCAGCGCTTCGCACAATCCGTACTACGACAATGGCATCAAGTTCTTCTCCGCGGACGGCAACAAGCTGCCGGACGAGGTCGAGTTGCAGATCGAGGAGCAACTGGACAAGCCGCTCGATTGCGCACCGTCCGAGCGCCTCGGCAAGGCGCGGCGTCTGGACGACGCAGCGGGCCGTTACATCGAGTTCTGCAAGAGCACGTTCCCGCAGGCGTTCGATCTGCGCGGCATGAAGCTGGTCGTCGACTGTGCGCACGGCGCGGCGTACGACGTCGCGCCGCACGTGTTCCATGAGCTCGGCGCGGACGTGATCACGATCGGCGTCTCGCCGAACGGCTTCAACATCAACGACGGCGTCGGCGCGACGGCACCCGACGCGCTCGTGCGCGCGGTGCGCGCGAACAAGGCGGATCTCGGCATCGCGCTCGACGGCGACGCCGACCGTCTGCAGGTCGTCGACGCGAACGGGCGGCTCTACAACGGCGACGAACTGCTGTACGTGCTGGTGAAGGACCGCATCGCGACGCAAGGCAAGGTCGAAGGCGCGGTGGGCACGCTGATGACCAATATGGCCGTCGAAGTCGCGCTGAAGAAGACGGGCGTGCAGTTCGTGCGTGCCGCCGTCGGCGACCGCTACGTGCTGGAACAATTGCGCGAGCATGGCTGGGAGCTTGGCGCGGAAGGCTCGGGACACATCCTGTCGCTGGATCGTCATTCGACGGGCGACGGTATCGTCTCCGCGTTGCTGGTGCTGGCAGCGATGCAACGCAGCGGCCGTTCGCTCGAGCAGTTGCTCGAAGGCGTCAATCTGTTCCCGCAGAAGCTGATCAACGTACGGATGCAGCCGGGCGCGGACTGGAAGGGCAGCGATGCCATCCGCAGGGCCATCAGCGAGGCGGAGGGCGCGCTCGACGGCCGCGGCCGCGTGCTGATACGCGCGTCGGGTACCGAGCCTGTCCTGCGCGTCATGGTCGAGGCGGCGGACGAGAAAGATGCGGTGTATCACGCGGAAACGATCGCGGACGTCGTCAAGCAAGCGACGACCTGA
- a CDS encoding YhbY family RNA-binding protein — protein MPALKVSSEQRAELRSQAHALKPVVIIGADGLTDSVLAEVKVHLKAHQLIKIRVFGDEREERLAIYDEICDRLNAAPIQHIGKLLVIWKPEKVAAERAPAAKTAVKTKRGVLPSAREAVGESPTNKGRAPRVVKVVKPSENPTRKPKAQKLVVRGNERVTAGGNIKKAKKRQTSAKRMHQTSK, from the coding sequence ATGCCCGCCCTCAAAGTTTCTTCCGAACAACGCGCCGAACTGCGCTCCCAGGCTCACGCGCTCAAGCCGGTCGTGATCATCGGCGCCGACGGGCTGACCGATTCCGTGCTGGCGGAAGTCAAGGTCCATCTGAAAGCGCACCAGCTGATCAAGATCCGCGTGTTCGGCGACGAACGCGAAGAGCGCCTCGCCATCTACGACGAAATCTGTGATCGCCTGAATGCGGCGCCGATCCAGCATATCGGCAAGCTGCTCGTCATCTGGAAGCCGGAAAAGGTGGCCGCCGAACGCGCTCCCGCTGCGAAGACCGCTGTAAAGACGAAGCGCGGCGTACTGCCGAGCGCACGTGAGGCCGTTGGTGAATCGCCGACAAACAAGGGCCGCGCGCCGCGCGTCGTGAAGGTCGTCAAACCGTCCGAAAATCCGACGCGCAAGCCCAAAGCGCAGAAACTGGTGGTTCGCGGCAACGAGCGCGTCACCGCTGGTGGCAACATCAAGAAAGCGAAGAAGCGCCAGACCAGCGCGAAGCGCATGCATCAGACGTCGAAATAA
- the pstA gene encoding phosphate ABC transporter permease PstA, with product MSQSSLNMPGSTDAAALEAMRTRLQKRRKVTNAIALTMSLAAMAFGLLWLVWILYTTLRLGIGGLSVELFTQSTPPPNTDGGGLANAIVGSLMLVVIATFVGTPIGIMAGVYLAEYGQKGWLASITRFINDILLSAPSIVVGLFVYALVVAKMGHFSGWAGVISLALLQIPIVIRTTENMLKLVPNALREAAFALGTPKWKMVLSITLKASVAGIVTGVLLAIARIAGETAPLLFTALSNQFFTLDMNQPVANLPVTIFKFAMSPFAQWQSLAWAGVFLITLGVLGLNILARTIFSKK from the coding sequence ATGAGCCAGTCCTCGTTGAACATGCCGGGCAGCACCGATGCCGCAGCGCTCGAAGCGATGCGCACCAGGCTGCAAAAGCGCCGCAAGGTCACCAATGCGATCGCGCTGACGATGTCGCTCGCCGCGATGGCGTTCGGTCTCCTCTGGCTGGTGTGGATTCTCTACACGACGCTGCGTCTGGGCATCGGCGGCCTGTCCGTCGAACTCTTCACGCAGTCGACGCCGCCGCCGAACACGGACGGCGGCGGTCTGGCGAACGCGATCGTCGGCAGCCTGATGCTGGTGGTGATCGCCACGTTTGTCGGCACGCCCATCGGCATCATGGCGGGCGTGTATCTCGCCGAGTACGGCCAGAAGGGCTGGCTGGCGAGCATCACGCGCTTCATCAACGACATCCTGCTGTCGGCGCCGTCGATCGTCGTCGGTCTGTTCGTGTATGCGCTGGTCGTCGCGAAGATGGGCCACTTCAGCGGCTGGGCGGGTGTCATCTCGCTGGCGCTGCTGCAGATTCCCATCGTGATCCGCACCACGGAAAACATGCTGAAGCTCGTGCCGAACGCGCTGCGCGAAGCGGCATTTGCACTCGGCACGCCGAAGTGGAAGATGGTGCTGTCGATTACGTTGAAGGCGTCGGTGGCGGGCATCGTGACGGGCGTGTTGCTGGCCATCGCGCGCATCGCTGGCGAAACGGCGCCGCTGCTCTTCACGGCGCTGTCCAATCAATTCTTCACGCTGGACATGAATCAACCGGTTGCGAACCTGCCGGTCACGATCTTCAAGTTCGCGATGAGCCCGTTTGCGCAGTGGCAATCGCTCGCGTGGGCTGGCGTCTTCCTGATCACGCTCGGAGTGTTGGGACTCAACATCCTCGCGCGTACGATCTTCTCGAAAAAGTAA
- the pstB gene encoding phosphate ABC transporter ATP-binding protein PstB: MNMAESHLNPVERPAAPAGFDPAQSGQAAAPSRPKIEVNNLNFFYNKYHALKNINLQIPEGKVTAFIGPSGCGKSTLLRTFNKMYALYPEQRAEGEILMDGENLLTTKRDISLLRARIGMVFQKPTPFPMSIYDNIAFGVKMFETLSRSEMDDRVEWALTKAALWNEVKDKLGQSGYGLSGGQQQRLCIARGIAIRPEVLLLDEPCSALDPISTGRIEELIAELKSDYTVVIVTHNMQQAARCSDYTAYMYLGELIEFGDTEKIFIKPVRKETEDYITGRFG; encoded by the coding sequence ATGAACATGGCAGAAAGTCACCTGAATCCCGTCGAACGCCCGGCGGCACCCGCCGGTTTCGACCCGGCGCAGAGCGGTCAAGCGGCAGCGCCCTCGCGCCCGAAGATCGAAGTCAACAACCTGAACTTCTTCTACAACAAGTACCACGCGCTTAAGAACATCAATCTGCAGATTCCCGAAGGCAAGGTGACTGCGTTCATCGGTCCGTCGGGTTGCGGCAAGTCGACGTTGCTGCGCACGTTCAACAAGATGTACGCGCTTTACCCCGAGCAGCGCGCCGAAGGCGAGATCCTGATGGACGGCGAAAACCTGCTCACGACGAAGCGCGACATCTCGTTGCTGCGTGCGCGCATCGGCATGGTGTTCCAGAAGCCGACGCCGTTCCCGATGTCGATCTACGACAACATCGCGTTTGGCGTGAAGATGTTCGAAACGCTGTCGCGCTCGGAGATGGACGACCGCGTCGAGTGGGCGCTGACCAAGGCGGCGCTGTGGAACGAAGTGAAGGACAAGTTGGGCCAGAGCGGCTACGGCCTGTCGGGCGGCCAGCAGCAGCGTCTGTGTATCGCGCGCGGCATTGCGATCCGTCCGGAAGTGCTGCTGCTCGACGAACCGTGCTCGGCGCTCGACCCGATCTCGACGGGGCGCATCGAAGAGCTGATCGCCGAACTGAAGAGCGACTATACGGTGGTGATCGTCACGCACAACATGCAGCAGGCGGCGCGTTGTTCGGACTACACTGCGTATATGTACCTGGGTGAGCTGATCGAATTCGGCGACACCGAGAAGATCTTCATCAAGCCGGTTCGCAAGGAAACGGAAGACTACATCACGGGCCGTTTCGGCTAA
- the phoB gene encoding phosphate regulon transcriptional regulator PhoB, whose product MPSSILVIEDEPAISELISVNLQHAGHCPIRAYNAEQAQNLISDVLPDLVLLDWMLPGKSGIAFARDLRNNERTKHIPIIMLTARGDEQDKVLGLEIGADDYVTKPFSPKELMARIKAVLRRRAPQLTEDVVAINGLKLDPATHRVAAHAEGNEIKLDLGPTEFRLLHFFMTHPERVHSRTQLLDQVWGDHVFVEERTVDVHIKRLRAALKPAGCDAMIETVRGSGYRLAKSA is encoded by the coding sequence ATGCCCAGCAGTATTCTCGTTATCGAAGATGAACCCGCAATTTCCGAGCTGATCTCGGTCAACTTGCAACACGCGGGCCATTGTCCGATTCGTGCGTACAACGCCGAACAGGCGCAGAACCTGATCAGCGATGTGCTTCCCGATCTCGTGCTGCTCGACTGGATGCTGCCGGGCAAATCGGGTATTGCGTTCGCGCGCGACCTGCGCAACAACGAGCGCACCAAGCATATTCCCATCATCATGCTGACGGCGCGCGGCGACGAGCAGGACAAGGTGCTTGGCCTCGAAATCGGCGCCGACGACTACGTGACGAAGCCGTTTTCGCCGAAGGAACTGATGGCGCGCATCAAGGCGGTACTGCGCCGCCGCGCACCGCAGTTGACGGAAGACGTCGTTGCGATCAACGGGCTGAAGCTCGACCCGGCCACGCACCGTGTCGCGGCGCATGCGGAAGGCAATGAGATCAAGCTCGATCTCGGTCCGACGGAATTCCGTCTGCTGCACTTCTTCATGACGCACCCGGAGCGCGTGCATAGCCGCACGCAACTGCTCGATCAGGTGTGGGGCGACCATGTGTTCGTCGAAGAGCGCACGGTCGACGTGCACATCAAGCGTCTGCGCGCGGCGCTCAAGCCGGCGGGCTGCGATGCGATGATCGAGACGGTGCGTGGCAGCGGGTATCGCCTGGCCAAGAGCGCATAA
- the phoU gene encoding phosphate signaling complex protein PhoU, translated as MTDKHLSSQFDADLNAVSSKVLEMGGLVEAQIVAAMNALNEFDIGIADQVIAAEDRLNQMEVEIDEECSNIIARRQPTARDLRLVMAISKTITNLERAGDEAEKIAKRTKRLSEDGASRTINIAEIKLSGDMAVSILRRALDAFARLDTVAAAQIVRDDKAIDEEFRAFVRKLISYMTEDPRLISVGLDFLFIAKAIERIGDHSKNIAEFIIYVVKGTDVRHMGRDALEREALS; from the coding sequence ATGACCGACAAACACCTGTCCAGCCAGTTCGACGCCGATCTGAACGCCGTGTCTTCGAAGGTGCTCGAAATGGGCGGCCTGGTCGAGGCGCAGATCGTTGCGGCGATGAACGCGCTGAACGAATTCGACATCGGTATCGCCGATCAGGTGATCGCCGCCGAAGACCGCCTGAACCAGATGGAAGTCGAGATCGACGAAGAGTGCAGCAACATCATTGCGCGACGTCAGCCGACGGCGCGTGACCTGCGCCTCGTGATGGCGATCTCGAAGACCATCACGAACCTCGAACGCGCTGGCGACGAGGCCGAGAAGATCGCGAAGCGCACCAAGCGCCTGTCGGAAGACGGCGCGTCGCGCACGATCAACATCGCCGAGATCAAGCTGTCGGGCGATATGGCCGTGAGCATCCTGCGCCGCGCGCTCGATGCGTTCGCGCGCCTCGACACCGTGGCCGCCGCGCAGATCGTGCGCGACGACAAGGCGATCGACGAGGAATTCCGCGCGTTCGTGCGCAAGCTGATTTCGTACATGACGGAAGATCCGCGTTTGATCTCCGTGGGGCTGGACTTCCTGTTCATCGCGAAGGCGATCGAGCGGATCGGCGACCACTCGAAGAACATCGCCGAGTTCATCATCTACGTGGTGAAGGGCACGGACGTGCGCCATATGGGCCGCGACGCGCTCGAACGCGAGGCGCTCAGCTGA
- the pstS gene encoding phosphate ABC transporter substrate-binding protein PstS, whose translation MKLMQTAFAGMAGALFAIAAQAADITGAGSTFAAPIYTKWADAYQKTGGGKVNYQGIGSSGGVKQIVAKTVDFAGSDAPLKDDELAKEGLFQFPTVVGGVVPVINVPGVKAGEITLSGEVLGDIYLGKVKKWNDPEIAALNPKVKLPDTDIAVVRRADGSGTSFIWTNYLSKVNPEWKSKIGEGSTVNWPTGTGGKGNDGVAAFVQRLPGAIGYVEWAYAKQNHMTYVDLKNSAGTVVEPKTETFKAAAAGADWSKSFYQILTNEPGKNAWPIVGATFVLLHTTQEKGPQGAETLKFFDWAFKNGSQAANDLDYITLPESVVSEIKTQWKAKVKDASGKALAE comes from the coding sequence ATGAAACTGATGCAAACCGCGTTCGCTGGCATGGCTGGCGCTCTCTTCGCGATCGCAGCGCAAGCCGCCGATATCACTGGCGCGGGCAGCACCTTTGCAGCACCGATCTACACGAAGTGGGCAGATGCTTACCAGAAGACGGGCGGCGGCAAGGTCAACTATCAGGGCATCGGCTCGTCGGGCGGGGTCAAGCAGATCGTCGCGAAGACGGTTGACTTCGCAGGCTCGGACGCTCCGCTGAAGGACGACGAACTCGCGAAGGAAGGCCTGTTCCAGTTCCCGACGGTGGTCGGCGGCGTGGTGCCCGTGATCAACGTGCCGGGCGTGAAGGCTGGCGAAATCACGCTGTCGGGTGAAGTGCTCGGCGACATCTACCTGGGCAAGGTCAAGAAGTGGAATGACCCGGAAATCGCAGCCCTGAACCCGAAGGTCAAGCTGCCGGATACCGACATCGCCGTGGTCCGCCGCGCTGACGGTTCGGGCACGAGCTTCATCTGGACGAACTACCTGTCGAAGGTCAACCCCGAGTGGAAGTCGAAGATCGGCGAAGGCTCGACGGTCAACTGGCCGACGGGCACGGGCGGCAAGGGCAACGATGGTGTCGCAGCATTCGTGCAGCGTCTGCCGGGCGCAATCGGCTATGTCGAGTGGGCGTACGCGAAGCAAAACCACATGACTTACGTCGATCTGAAGAACTCGGCAGGCACGGTGGTCGAGCCGAAGACGGAAACGTTCAAGGCAGCGGCAGCCGGCGCTGACTGGTCGAAGTCGTTCTACCAGATCCTGACGAACGAGCCGGGCAAGAACGCATGGCCGATCGTCGGCGCGACGTTCGTGCTGCTGCACACGACGCAGGAAAAGGGTCCGCAAGGCGCGGAAACGCTGAAGTTCTTCGACTGGGCGTTCAAGAACGGCAGCCAGGCTGCGAACGATCTGGACTACATCACGCTGCCGGAATCGGTCGTGTCGGAAATCAAGACGCAGTGGAAGGCAAAGGTCAAGGACGCATCGGGCAAGGCACTCGCCGAGTAA
- the folP gene encoding dihydropteroate synthase — MQCGRFVFTFERPLVMGILNVTPDSFSDGGLYAEPSKARLQAELMLADGADIIDIGGESTRPGAPPVPLEDELDRVIPLVKELSDAGIPVSVDTYKPEVMRHALAAGADLINDIWGFRMPGAIDAVKDSQCGLCVMHMLGEPQTMQVGEPAYADVVAEIRAFLDERVNTMIRAGVAKNRISVDPGFGFGKTVEHNYALLAHLPETAPIVGTPLPILAGMSRKSMLGAVVNRPARKRVAASVAAAVCAAERGAAIIRVHDVEQTVDALKVWAATRDAARRA; from the coding sequence ATGCAATGCGGCCGGTTCGTCTTTACGTTCGAACGCCCGCTTGTGATGGGCATTCTGAACGTCACACCCGATTCGTTTTCCGATGGCGGCCTGTACGCAGAGCCCAGCAAGGCGCGGCTGCAGGCGGAGCTGATGCTGGCCGACGGTGCCGACATCATCGACATTGGCGGCGAGTCGACGCGGCCTGGCGCGCCGCCCGTACCACTCGAAGACGAACTGGATCGCGTGATCCCCCTCGTCAAGGAACTGAGCGACGCAGGGATTCCCGTATCCGTCGACACGTACAAACCTGAAGTTATGCGCCATGCGCTAGCGGCGGGCGCTGATCTGATTAATGATATCTGGGGCTTCAGGATGCCCGGCGCGATCGACGCCGTGAAGGACAGCCAGTGTGGTCTGTGCGTGATGCATATGCTGGGCGAACCGCAGACGATGCAGGTCGGCGAACCCGCCTACGCGGACGTCGTCGCTGAGATCCGCGCCTTCCTCGACGAACGTGTCAATACGATGATCCGTGCAGGTGTTGCAAAAAATCGTATCAGCGTCGATCCAGGATTCGGATTTGGCAAGACGGTCGAGCATAATTACGCGCTGCTTGCTCACTTGCCTGAGACCGCGCCGATCGTCGGCACGCCGCTGCCCATTCTGGCGGGCATGTCGCGCAAGTCGATGCTGGGTGCTGTCGTGAACCGGCCCGCGCGGAAACGCGTAGCGGCGAGTGTCGCGGCGGCGGTGTGCGCGGCTGAACGGGGGGCGGCAATCATCCGCGTGCATGACGTCGAGCAGACAGTGGATGCACTAAAAGTATGGGCGGCGACGCGCGACGCAGCGCGGCGCGCCTGA
- a CDS encoding RlmE family RNA methyltransferase, producing the protein MAKNKFNTSWLHDHINDPYVKMAQREGYRARAAYKLKEIDEQDKLIRPGQVIVDLGAAPGSWSQYVRNKLAQGKHRDAQRDGGIDGTIIALDLLPMEPIADVHFIQGDFREDNVLEQLEEVVGDRDVDLVISDMAPNLSGVAVADAARIEHVCDLALEFSQNHLKPDGALLVKCFHGSGYSQIVEKFKHQFKTVAARKPKASRDKSSETFILGRHLKRPR; encoded by the coding sequence ATGGCAAAAAACAAGTTCAACACGTCGTGGCTGCACGACCACATCAACGATCCGTACGTGAAAATGGCGCAGCGGGAGGGCTATCGCGCCCGCGCAGCCTACAAGCTGAAGGAAATCGACGAGCAGGACAAGCTGATCCGCCCGGGTCAGGTGATCGTCGATCTGGGCGCCGCGCCCGGCAGCTGGAGTCAGTACGTACGCAACAAGCTCGCGCAGGGCAAACATCGCGACGCGCAGCGGGACGGCGGGATCGACGGCACGATCATTGCGCTCGATCTGCTGCCGATGGAGCCGATCGCCGACGTTCATTTCATCCAGGGCGACTTCCGTGAGGACAATGTTCTCGAACAACTGGAAGAAGTCGTCGGAGATCGCGATGTCGATCTTGTAATTTCGGATATGGCGCCCAACCTGTCGGGGGTGGCGGTGGCGGATGCCGCGCGGATCGAGCATGTGTGCGACCTCGCGCTGGAGTTTTCGCAGAACCACCTCAAACCCGATGGTGCCCTTTTAGTCAAATGCTTTCACGGCAGCGGTTACAGCCAGATTGTCGAAAAGTTCAAGCATCAGTTTAAGACGGTGGCCGCTCGGAAACCGAAGGCGTCCCGGGACAAATCCTCCGAGACGTTCATTCTGGGTAGGCATCTGAAGCGACCCCGTTAA
- the pstC gene encoding phosphate ABC transporter permease PstC → MSDLPLTSDAARSTPPGSTTQKAPSRAGDVIFGGIARLSAIVTLLLLGGIIVSLVVASLPTIQKFGFAFLWTADWDPPSEQFGALVPIYGTIATSIIALIIAVPVSFGIALFLTELSPAWLRRPLGIAIELLAAIPSIVYGMWGLLVFAPIFAQYFEKPLGQLLGGLPIVGALFKGAPIGIGILCAGVILAIMIIPYIASVMRDVFEVTPVLLKESAYGIGCTTWEVMWKIVLPFTKTGVIGGVMLGLGRALGETMAVTFVIGNTNLLDNVSLFSPGNSITSALANEFAEAAPGLHTAALMELGLILFVITFIVLAISKIMLLRLEKAEGAK, encoded by the coding sequence ATGTCCGACCTCCCTCTCACTTCTGACGCGGCCCGGTCGACTCCGCCCGGTAGCACGACGCAGAAAGCGCCCAGCCGCGCGGGCGACGTCATTTTCGGCGGCATTGCCCGGCTTTCCGCCATCGTTACGCTACTGCTGCTCGGCGGCATTATCGTGTCGCTGGTCGTCGCTTCGTTGCCGACGATCCAGAAATTCGGCTTCGCCTTCCTGTGGACGGCCGACTGGGATCCACCTTCCGAACAGTTCGGCGCGCTGGTGCCCATCTACGGCACGATTGCGACGTCGATCATTGCACTCATCATCGCGGTGCCTGTGAGCTTCGGCATCGCGCTCTTCCTGACCGAACTGTCGCCCGCCTGGCTGCGCCGGCCGCTCGGCATCGCGATTGAACTGCTCGCCGCGATTCCGTCGATCGTCTACGGCATGTGGGGCCTGCTCGTGTTCGCGCCGATCTTCGCGCAGTATTTCGAAAAGCCGCTTGGCCAGCTGCTCGGCGGCCTGCCCATCGTCGGCGCGCTGTTCAAGGGCGCGCCCATCGGCATCGGCATTCTGTGCGCAGGCGTGATTCTCGCGATCATGATCATTCCGTACATCGCGTCCGTGATGCGCGACGTGTTCGAAGTCACGCCCGTGCTGCTGAAGGAATCGGCGTACGGCATCGGCTGCACGACGTGGGAAGTGATGTGGAAGATCGTGCTTCCGTTCACGAAGACGGGTGTGATCGGCGGCGTGATGCTCGGCCTTGGCCGCGCGCTCGGCGAGACGATGGCCGTCACGTTCGTGATCGGCAATACGAACCTGCTCGACAATGTGTCGCTGTTCTCGCCGGGTAACAGCATCACGTCGGCGCTCGCGAACGAGTTCGCGGAAGCGGCGCCCGGCCTGCATACGGCCGCCTTGATGGAACTCGGTTTGATCCTGTTTGTGATTACCTTCATCGTGCTGGCGATTTCGAAGATCATGCTGCTTCGCCTCGAGAAAGCGGAGGGCGCGAAATGA